A stretch of the Capsicum annuum cultivar UCD-10X-F1 chromosome 8, UCD10Xv1.1, whole genome shotgun sequence genome encodes the following:
- the LOC107879223 gene encoding uncharacterized protein LOC107879223, producing MATLETNIVAELRSKFLDVLRSRRPPDSLFGCSQMADQNNHDSSDILRQVSSLAAYAIVQDCIGAIDGTHIRVKVSQHEAPKYRGRNDYPTQNVLAACTFDLKFTYVLAGWEGTTSDSRIMKEALNSQDALKIPEGKFYLVDAGLMLRSGLITPYRGERYHLKEYSRNNPPRNSHELFNLRHCSLRNAIERAFGVLKQRFPIISSSTESSYGTKTQKLIIFACCVLHNYLRGVEPNDELLAQVDADLMNDDNTVHEEPPNSRESNEEFRKGELIRDGIVVAMWTNY from the exons ATGGCGACATTGGAAACAAACATTGTTGCTGAACTGCGGTCAAAGTTTCTAGATGTTCTTCGTAGCCGTCGTCCTCCTGACAGCTTGTTTGGATG CTCTCAg ATGGCTGATCAAAATAATCACGATAGTAGTGACATATTGAGACAAGTGAGCTCATTAGCTGCATATGCTATTGTTCAA GATTGTATTGGTGCAATTGATGGAACGCATATACGTGTTAAAGTTTCACAACATGAAGCACCAAAATATCGTGGGAGAAATGATTATCCAACTCAAAATGTACTAGCTGCATGTACATTTGATTTAAAATTCACATATGTGTTAGCTGGGTGGGAAGGTACAACGTCTGATTCAAGAATCATGAAAGAAGCACTAAATAGTCAAGATGCACTAAAAATTCCCgaag gaaaattctaccttGTTGATGCTGGACTTATGTTGAGAAGCGGACTTATTACACCTTATCGGGGGGAGCGATATCACTTGAAAGAGTATTCAAGAAATAATCCACCTCGAAATTCTCATGAATTATTTAATTTACGACATTGTTCTTTGCGTAATGCTATAGAACGCGCATTTGGAGTTCTTAAACAGAGATTTCCTATAATTTCTAGCTCAACTGAGTCATCATACGGAACTAAAACTCAAAAGTTGATTATATTTGCCTGTTGTGTCTTGCACAACTATTTAAGAGGTGTAGAACCAAATGATGAGTTACTCGCTCAAGTTGATGCAGATCTTATGAATGATGATAATACTGTGcatgaagaacctccaaattcTAGAGAAAGTAACGAAGAGTTTAGGAAAGGGGAGTTGATTCGAGATGGCATAGTAGTTGCCATGTGGACTAATTATTAA